The following DNA comes from Janthinobacterium sp. TB1-E2.
TTCCATTTATGTCGCCTATCAATAAGTAAAAAATGCCCTAGAGCACAAGCTCTCGGGCATTTTTTTCCTTTCGCTCCCATAAAACTAAAACAAAGGCTGGTGTTTGAATAGGAATTTCGCTAATTAAAACTTGGCTCAAAAAAACAGCTTTCGCTTACTCTCGCGCTCACAGCGGCAGCCACCCGGCTGAGGCAATTTCAGGTAATTTTCGCATGGCCACAAGTGCGACCTCATATCTGAAAATGAAAATACTTTCATCAAGCATTATTCGGATTGCAACTAAAAGGCACGGTTGAAGCTACTATTCGTCCGCATCGTCATCATGTTCTCCACCGCCTCCCATAATTTCGATCATTAAGCTGTTTTTCTGCTCATCCTTCAAACCAGTGCCCTTATGAATCTGACGTCGTAAGACCTCATCGTTACAATGATTCTTTACAGTAATTGCTTTGGCAGCCCGTAAAGATTGGCTAGGCATGATGCCATATCCCCCGCCGTCAATCTCAGTGAAAATATACCCATAGTCATCCATTATGCTCTGCAGTTTGACAACAAAAGATGCTCTGATCACAGATCTCTTAGAGACCAACTGAAGTGTCTTCTTACTAATTCTTCCTCGCTTTTCGCCAGAGCGAACGAGCAAGACAATTATCATCAATGCGACTTCTGAGGGTTTACGGTTTGGCATATGGTCCTGTCTTTTGTGTAACGTTGAATGAAAAATCCAGGAAAGAACTATAACCCCAAAACAGGATCGCGTCAAACCCGATATAGGATCAATCTAAGAAGCAGGAACATTTAGGAGCATTGCCAAAAACACATTAACATACACGGAGATGCTGCCATGCCTTCCAGCAGCTATTCAAACTGCGTCAAAATGCGTCAAATCGCATGCCCCCTCTTCGCCCCGCCGCGCCAGTCCTCATGCGCCTTCGGCCATGGCGCAAATTTGAGTCAAAAGACCCCTATATAGCGGGCAGGTGTGGAGGGGGGACAACTGCGCGCGCCGGGCCGAAATGGGACTTTTTCTTGCCTCTGGAGCAACATCATTCGGCGGGACGTGAAAAAGCCGCCTCATGGGCGGCTTGTGCGGTGGCTGGGGCGCTCTGGCGCGGCTGGGCTGTCGCGCCCCTGCCCTGCCAGCTAGCGCGGCGTGTCGGTCATCCTGTGCGACCGGCACGGGTCTTGGCCGCCAGCTCCTTCTCGTAATCGTCGCGGCAGTCCACGTTGCAGAACAGCAGCGCGGGCGCCAGCGCCTCGTCGCAGTAGTGGCAGCAGCCATGCGCCGCGAGGCCCGGCCGGCGCCGCACAGCGGCCAGGCCGCGCGCCACCTCGGCAAAGATGATCTTGTCCGTGTTGTCGATATGGTCGCTCATGCCGCGCCCTCCCCGCCCTTGGCCAGGTCATACGGGGCGAAGCGCACCACTTCTACGCCGGCCCACTCGTTGATCGCCATGAACTGCGCCTGCAGCGGCACCAGCTCGTTGGGCGCGAAGACGCCCGCGGCCGGTTCCACGGCGCCGAAGCCGCCGGCATTGTTCGGTAGGATGCCCATGAGCTGCGGCGGCACGCGGTGCGCGGCCAGCTGGTCGTCGCGCGTGACGCTCTTGATGTTGAAAAACTCGTCCTTGGCGGCCACATCCGACACCGGCAGAATCTGGATGCCGTCCTTCTTGCCGTTCGGCGCGTACATGAACAGGTTGCGGAAGTTGCCCGGCCCCTTGCTGTCGCGCATGGCCTGGCGAAGGTTATCGACGTCTTGGGTATTCGCTGCCGCGTCGGTCATGTAGAAGACGAAACCGGCGTGCGAACCGTTCTTGTAGTACTTGCGGCGGAACAGCGTGGCCGCCTCGTTGAGCCAGGCCGATTGCAGGGCGCTCAAGTACTGCGGAACGCCGTACAGCTCCTGATTCACGTCCGGTTCCATCAGGTGGAAGACGCGGCCCTTGTCGAACTGGTGCACGGCCTGATAGCCGTTCACAAAATAATAGGTATCCAGATCGACACCGCGCCGCATGTACTTGGCCAGGGCATGCTGATAGCTTAGCGCCTTGCCGCTGCGGCTGGGCCGGTCTTCCAGATAAGCATTGCCGAACGTCAGGAAGTCCAGGGCCATGCGCTTGAAGGCGTCACGCGACAGGTACTTGCTGGGAATCAGGGTGGACGCCAGCACGTTGGCCTTGAAGTGAATCGCGCTGCTGTGGTGCACGCCAGCATTGAAGGACTTGGCCAGGCCGGCCAGGTTGACGGGCGGCTCATACCAGTGGCCGTTCTTCCAGCATTCGAAGCAGTCGAGAATGTCGGCGTGCTCGAGCACGGGCGTGGGGTCGCCGAAGGAAAACGCCTCGATGCCGGCGGCGGCCGGCGCCGTGGCCGCTGTTGATGGTGCGCCCTGGGCCTGCCGGCCGCGCGCGCGCATGTGTCGTGCTTTGTTCAAGAATAAATCTCCATGAAAGAGTGGTGGTTGTCGGTGGTGCCTTCGAATGGCTCGTGATCGAGGGCGTGCATGCAGGCCCACGCCAGATCGGCGTGGCCGGTTTCATCGCTGCGGCCGGCGACATAGGTCACGTGCCGCCCGCTGGGGGTGAGGGTCTTGTGGATGGCCATGAAGGATTGCGCGATATCGGTCCAGCCGGCGTCGAACTCCAGCCGGCCCTTGCTGATGATGTTTTTGGCTTTCAGCACCATGCGGGTTTTAACTTCGGGCGAGTAGTTCAGCGCCGTGACAGCCGGGAAGAAGCCGCGCACGATCGGTAGCACGCCGATGCCCATGCCAGTCGTGTCGATGCCGATGTACTCGACGTTGTAGCGGCCGGTCATCTGGCGGATGGCGTCGGCGTGATCCTCGAAGCTCTGGCCACGCCACTGGTGGCGCTCCAGAATGCGGAACTTGCCGCCTGCCGTCATCGGCGGCGCCAGCACCACGCAGCCGGCGCTGTCGCCGTTCAAGGCCGGGTCGTAGCCGATCCACACGGGCCGGTTGCCGAACGGGCGCAGGCCCAGCAACGGTTTGTAGTCGTCCCACTCCACCCAGGAATCGACCATGCAGCGCTGCAGCTCGGCCAGCGGGAAGACCGAGGCCGAGTCGTCGATAAAGTTGCACATCAGCAGGTTGTCGAACTGGTCGGGGCTGTATTCGAAGTTGCGCAGCTCGTCGATGTCGAACAGGTTGCAGCCGCCGCGCTCGGCGTCCAGGATGGTGACGATCTGGCGCCAAATTTTGTCCTCGCCCGTAAAACCCGACGAGAGGCGGCCATGGCTCACATCGATGTTCACCTGATCCGCCTTGGCGCGGCGCTTGTTGAACAGTTCGCCCGTCCAGAATGAATAGGCCTGGTGCGTGGTCGAGGATGGCGTTGAGAAATAGGTTTTGCGCCATTTCTTGTGGATGGCCATGCCCGAGGCCACCTTGTTGAGTTCCTGGAAATTCTGTGTCCAGAAGAATTCATCGAAGTAGAAATTGCCGTGGTAGCCCTGCGCCGTGCGCGCATTGGTGCCCAGGAAGTACAGATGCGCGCCGTTCGGCAGCACGATAGGATCGCCCGTCAGCTCGATGCCGGCCGCCTCGCGCGCGAATTGCACGATGTATTGCTTGAAGACGTGGGCCTGCGACTTCGACGCCGACAGGAAAATCTGGTTGCGGCCTGTTTCCATGGCGTCGGCCAGCGCCTCGCGGGCAAAGTACCAGGTGGCGCCGATCTGGCGGCTTTTGAGGATGGCGCGCGTGCGCTGGTCGCCGTTGCGATACCAGACCTTTTGATAGTCGAAGAGCGAATCCTGGAAGGCGCCCAGCAGCTGGATTTTCTGTTCTTCGCTGAAATCGTTGCGCGTCGGCTTCTTCTTCGGACCCGCATTGCGGTTCGCCAGCTTGGGATTGAGGTCGACCTCATTGCCGCCCGGCTGCTCATAGCGGCGCACGCGCGCCATCTGCACGATGGTGCGCGCCAGCAAGTCAATTTCCTTGTAATCGCTACCGCTCTTGACCTCTTTTTCGATCAGTTTCACCAGGCGCAACTCGGCCGACGCTTCGACGTGCTCGATGGCTTGCGCCTTGTCCCACTCGGACTCGTGTAAATAACTGTACGCACCCCGACCGCCCTGCCCCGGCCACGCCGCCAGCGGCGCCCGTGGCCAACCTGCCCGACGAGGCAAAAACAGCCGTGATTGCCGCCTGGGCGGCCGTCAACGCCTGCCCCTATCCCCGGCTGATCGTCTCTGACTCCCCACCCCTTGAAGGGGATGGCACATGAGCACCTTTGCCGTGATCGTTCGCACGCAAACCGAACGCTTTGAATTTTTTGAGGTTGCCGCATCCAGCGGCGACGTGATCGATGCCGCCATCGACCGCTACGGCGTGTGCGGCGTTACCGCCAAACTGAAAGGAGCACCGCAATGCTGAACACCCTGACCGATTCACCGCGGCAAATCGCCCTGGGCGACCGCGTGACATTCGATACCGATGAAGGCTACCAGGTCGGCACCGTCAACGACCTGCGCCGCGACGTGGGCAATGGCGAGTTGCATGCGTGGGTCGAGCTGGATCACCAGTGGGCGGGCATGTTCCGCGCCGTGCCGCTGGCCGCAATCTCGCCCGCATTGAGTTAGGGACACGGTATGGCGGACCGCATCGCGACGAATGCCACCTTCCTGTCGATGGACGATATTTGCGCCCTGACCGGCCGGAAGATGAAAACGAAGCAAATTGAGGCACTGCGGAAGATGGGGCTCCCCTTTTGGGTCAATGCCATCGGGCGGCCGGTTGTCGCGGTCGCTGCAGTTGAGGGGCGCAAGGAAGCGCCACGGGAAAAAACATGGGTAATGCCAAGGATCAATAAAAATGGGCCGACGAAACACACGTAATTTGAACATGCCGCCGTGCATGCATCCGCGTATCCAGCGCAGCGGAAAGGTGTACTACTACATGTACACCAAGGACAAACCGCGTAAGGAAATTCCACTTGGGCCAGACTTCATCCTGGCCCTAAAAAAATATGCTGAGCTGAACCTCGTGGTAGAGCATATTGCCAACGCGACGTTCTCCGATGTGGAAACACGCTACCTGGTCGAGGCGGTCCCAAAACTCGCCGCCAGTTCAGCGCGCATGTACCGGTCAGACATCAAGCACCTGCTGGCAGCCTTTTCCGAGGCCCCGCTTGAGCAGATCAAGCCGATGCACATTCGGCAGTTCTTAGATGACCACGCCGACAAGCCGACCACAGCTAACCGTTGCAAACGGGTTTTCTCCACCATGTGGAACCATGCGCGCGGCTGGGGCTACACTGACCTGCCGAACCCTTGCGAGGGCATCCAAGGCCACTCACTGGCAAAGCGTACCGTCTACATTACGGATGCAGTGTTCTCTGCTGTACGCATGCACGGCAGCGCGCCGCTACGGGATGCGATGGACTTGGCTTACCTGACTGGCCAGCGTCCAGCGGATGCATTGCGCATGACTGAACAAGACATCATTGAAGGGCACCTAGTCATTACGCAAGAGAAAACCAAGCAGCCGCTGCGCATCACCATCACCGGAGAGCTGGCCAAGCTAATGGAACGCATCCGAATGCGCAAAGCAACGCACAAGATCGTGACGGGTGCGCTGCTGACCAATATTCACGGCAAACGCCTAACCGCGCCAGCGCTTCGCACGCACTTTGACGCGGCAAAAAAACGGGCGGCCAAGCATGTACCGGAGCTGGCTCAGGACATCATGGCATTTTGGTTCTACGACCTGCGCGCGAAGGCTGCTGATGATACTTCGGATGACCGCGGCGACCAGGCGGCCAGCGATCTTTTGGGACACGACAGCGTGAAGACAACCCAACGGCACTACTTGCGACGAGGAAAGATTGTGGCACCCACGAAGTAGAATTCAAGGTTGACTAACTAAGAATAAAACTATTCTCAGCGTTCCCTCAACCTTGAATTCGCATCAAAATTATCGAAAGAACGATACCTGTTTATCCGGCACTTCGACTCTGCAGATATGTTCTGGCTTCTTTTAAAAATTCTTGAATATCATCCGCAGTCATAAAGATTGTTTTGGCATCAACAGTGCATGTCACACCTAGATGAGCATCCTCTCCTTGAAGGGTAGCTTTCATGCATGCCTGTTGTTTTTGAGGGGAGCCGGTCCCGCTTGCCTGAATGTCCATTCGACTTACGATACCTGCAAGACAGCCAGATTTTCCCTGATAAACGGGGCTACCAGATATGCCATGACTAAGAAGCGCCGTTGTCGAATTGGACCAAGTTTTCCCCTTATACATAACCGTGCCTGCTGGGGAGGCGTAAGTTTGATAAACCGAGTCGCGGGAAGGGATATAAAGTTGCGCGCCAACCGGCTCTACGTCTGCACAAATCTTAGGCGGGACAACCTTTGTCAGCGAGGCAGGGAACGATGTCTGATCAATTTTCAGCAATAGCAGATCGTTGTGGGGCGGCTGGCCGTGGAAAACAACGTCAGCCTTCACTTTTTGGCCGTGGACAGTCACAAATATTGGATCAGCTGGTGACTTTACTCCTAGAAAAATATGCGCCGCAGTAAGAACCTGACCATCACCTAACCACACCCCACCGCCCGATGATGTTGCGCCATCAGTAACAACCTCAATCTCAACAAAAGGAGATTTCTCCGACATCAAATCCGAGGGAAAAACCAGGGACGCGTTATCAGGAAGAGATGGGCCATGACTACGCGCAGCACAACTTGCCAGCGTCATCAAACATACTATTACGAGTGCCTTCTTCATTATATTGCTCATATCTTCCTTAAGATCCAGATCGTGCTGTTTGTCCGATTCCTCGGCATATGGCCCCTCGCTATCATTTGTTCGCTTTTGACAACAGGAACTCAAGAGGATAGCAAATTGCCTGCAGGGAAAAGTCACGTATTGTCACCCCAGAACTGCTACTCGATGTCGGAAAAAAGAAGATGATAGACGGCAACTGTCCCTGAGACATCGTTACCTCAAAGGTTGCGAATGATAGCTTTGTGGAGCGGCGGAGGCCTTGAGGAGCAGCGGAAACAAGTTTTCCGCCGTTTTTCATTGGAGCGGGTGAAGGGAATCGAACCCTCGTCGTAAGCTTGGGAAGCTTCTGCTCTACCATTGAGCTACACCCGCGAAGCCTGCATTTTACGCGCGATGGCAAGGAGTTGGCAAACTTGTGCGGCTCGTTCGAACTCGTCAGGAATTCTCGCGACATGTGACAAAACGCATAGGCAACCACATCGGCACGATAGCGGTTTGTTGATAGAGAACAACATCGCGGTTTATCAGACACCGTGAATAACTTGGTATACAGCTAAAATAGAATAAATTATTGTTACCGTGAACTGTGTGGCGCAGACTAGCAGGAGAAATGTTGCTACAATCGCGTGACAGTTTGGCATTCCCGCTGTTCAACCTAAAAGGATATCCCATGAAGAAAATTCTGATCGCTTCGGCAATCCTGTGCTTCGCTTCCGCACAAGCCATGGCTCAATCGGCCCCAGCTCCTGCACCAGCAGCAGCTGCACCAGCAGCTGGCGCAGCTGCCGGCACCACCGTTGCCGGCCTGAGCGTCAGCACCATGATCGCAATCGGCGCAGCAGTTGCCGTTGTGGCCGGTGCCGCCAGCTCGGATTCGACTACCGCGCACACGACCCCAACCCACCATTAATACCTGGCTGCCCAGGCAGCGACAGGTAGGTCCATTCTGCAGCTTGATCTCAAGCCGAAAGATGAAGGCCTGGTACCGCAATAGTTGACATACTCAAATATCTTAGCTATTGCAATAAAAGCCCTTTTCATTTGAAAACGGGCTTTTTTACTTTTTATCCAACATCAAAAAGATTGGCAGCAGTCTTTCTGCTGTGTACGAATGATGACATATCGTATGATCACGCCTGCGATCCTCATCCATTTCTTAAGAGATCCGCTTTCATGCCATTGACATATCCCACGCCATCGCTACAGTTGCCATGAAGAACCAATCTTTCTTCAAGCGCATGGGATTTGCTCTGCAAGGAATAAGCGCCGCCTTCCGCCTGGAATCGAGCTTTCGCCTGCAATGCCTGGCTGCCTTGATGGTACTCATCGTGCTCTGCTGGTACAAACCTTCCTTGCTGTGGTGGGCTCTGCTATTGCTCAATTGTGGCCTGATTCTGGCTGCGGAATTGTTTAACACCGCGCTGGAGCACCTGATCGATCACTTGCATCCGTCGCTGCATCCGAGCATCAAGATTGCCAAGGACTGTGCAGCGGGAGCAGTATTGCTCCTCAGTTTGACGGCCGTGTGCGTATTTGTTGCTTTTTTGCTTGAAAACGTTGCGTACCAATAAGAATACAGGGGCAGCAAACTACAATACTGGACGCGCTAAAGTGCGTGTCGTTGATTCTATAGCGTCGAAAGAGAGTACAAAGATTCTTGTAATTTATTAAAATATTGCCCCATCGACAATATTAATTTTTTGCCAGTACGTATGCCACCGTATCCGAGCGCGGCAACCAAGCAAGTTTTAATACATGTCAAATGATGAATGACTCAGCTCTATCCAATTTACAATGATGCATAAATGACTATCTCCCTCGTACCAGTGATTCTTTGCGGCGGTTCCGGCACACGTTTATGGCCGCTTTCACGGGAGGCGTTCCCAAAGCAGTTTCTGCGCTTGTCCACTCAAGGCAGCATGCTGCAACAAACGCTGCAGCGCCTGGCAGGCATTGATACTGTGTCGCCAGCACTACTGGTATGCAACGAATCCTCGCGTTTCATTGTCGCAGAACAAGTGCGTGAAATCGGCCTGGAAAATAGCCGCATGTTACTTGAACCCATGCGCCGCAATACGGCGCCGGCGATCGCCTCAGCCGCCTTGCATGCGATGGAGAACGGCGAAGATCCACTCTTGCTGGTGCTGCCATCGGATCACGTCATACTGGATACCCCGGCTTTCCATCGCGCGATCGCGCTGGCACGCACGGCTGCTGAAGCAGGTAATTTGCTGACTTTTGGCATCACGCCAACGGGACCAGAAACAGGATACGGCTATATCCGCGCCGAAGGCATGGCAACCGGGCAGATCCAGCGCGTACTTGAATTCGTCGAAAAGCCGGCCCTGGCGCTTGCAGAACAATATATTGCCAGCGGCGATTACTTCTGGAACAGCGGCATGTTCCTGTTCCGCGCCAGCCGTTACCTGGAAGAGCTTGAGCGTTTCCAACCTGCCGTACTGGCCGCTTGCCGCGCTGCCATTGCCGCCGCGAAGAGCGACCTTGACTTCATTCGCCTGGACAAGGATGCCTACGCTGCCAGTCCCGATATCGCCGTCGACTACGCCGTCATGGAGCGCACCAGCCATGCCTCGACCATCGCCCTCGATGCGGGCTGGAATGATATCGGCTCATGGAAAGCCGTACTCGATGTGGCGGAAAAGGATGCCAGCCAGAATAGCACCCACGGCGATGTACTGATCCAGGATTGCAACGATTGCCTGGTGCACAGCGGTAGCCGCCTGGTCACCGCCATCGGTATGCGCAATACCGTGATCGTCGAAACAGCCGATGCCGTGCTGGTCATGGATGCGGATCAGGCACAACAAACGAAATCCATGGTCGCGCAACTGATCGCCAGGGAACGCCCCGAAGCCACCATGCACCGTGAAGTCTTCCGTCCGTGGGGTTCCTATGATTCCATCGGCAATGGCGACCGCTTCCAGGTCAAGCGGATTACGGTCAAGCCTGGCGCCAAGCTGTCATTGCAAATGCATCACCACCGCGCCGAGCACTGGATCGTGGTATCGGGCACTGCCCAGATCACCAATGGCGACAAGGAATATTTGCTGACCGAAAACCAGTCCACCTACATCCCCCTCGGCGTTGTCCATTCTCTGGCCAACCCAGGCAAGCTACCGCTGGAATTGATTGAAATTCAATCAGGCAGCTACCTTGGGGAAGACGATATTGTCCGCTTTGAAGACCGCTACGGCCGCGCTTGACTCATCAGATACGTCATCACCACGCAGTCGGCATCGCAAAAAAATTCACACTGAAGTTTATAAGGTTTAGCAAGTCATCATGAAACCAATCGAAGGCATCTTTGTACAAGAAGTGAAATGGTATTGCAGCAATAGGGCAGAAAAATATTTTCTCACCTTTGCCGATGCACTTGCCATGTTCATGGCATTCTGGTTTGCTGGCAAATGGATCCTCGATGCCACCGACTTGAACAGCTTCGGGCTGGATAGCTCGCGCCTGCTCAGTTACAGCCTGCTATCTCTGGTCACTGTGGCTATCTTCAAGCTGAAGGGGCATCATGCCAAGCGCCGTCCGTACTCGAATGAAATCAAGGAACTCCTGAAGATCGTCATGGTCATGGGCTTGATCGATGCTGCCCTGGTCTTCCTCGACAAGCGCGACTCCTCACGCGAGGCACTGCTGGCTACCTGGCTGCTGGTGCCATGCTGTGTCTTGCTGCTGCGTGGCATGATCAAATACCTGCTGATGAAAGCTGGCGGCTGGATACGGCCCATGGTCATCATCGGATGGGGTGACAACGCCTTGCAAACAGCACGCGCTTTCGATGAGGAAGCGTTAATGGGCTACCGCCTGATTGCGTTCCTGATCCCCGAAGGTCAAGGCCGCCTCGAACATCGTTATGTCAACCGCAGCAAGCAAATTGTGCCCTGCATTCAGCTGGGCGAAAAACCGGAACAAACGCTTAAACTGCTGGGCGACCCACATACGGTTGTCGCCCTGGAGCAAGGCGGCATCGACGCTTATCAGGGCATGATCCAGCAGGTCAGCCGTTGCGTTGCCAATATGCAAGTAGTACCTGCCGTCCGTGGACTTCCCCTGTACGGCATGGAAGTGAACCATTTCTTTGCACATGAAGTGCTGCTGCTGACCATGCGCAATAACCTGGCGCGGCCAGGCTTGCAGCTGATTAAACGCTGCTTTGATCTGATAGCCTCGGTCGGCGTACTGATCATCGGCGCCCCCGTCTTGCTGTGGATCGCAGCCAAGGTCATGGCATCGGGCCGTCCCATCTTCTACGGCCACAAACGCGTAGGTCAGAATGGCAAGCATTTTCTTTGCTACAAGTTCCGCACCATGGCCGTGAATGCCGACGTTTTGCTGAAGGAATTACTGGAACGCGATCCTGAAGCCCGTGCCGAGTGGGACCGTGATTTCAAACTAAAAAACGACCCGCGCATCACCTCGATCGGCCACTTCCTGCGCCGCACCAGCCTTGATGAACTGCCGCAACTGTGGAACGTACTGAAGGGCGAAATGAGCCTGGTCGGTCCGCGCCCGGTTGTCGATGCGGAACTGGAGCGCTACGGCAACCAGATCGACTATTATCTTGAGGCGAAACCCGGGGTCACAGGCCTATGGCAAGTAAGCGGCAGGAACGACGTGAGCTATGATACGCGCGTTTATCTCGATGCCTGGTACGTCAAGAACTGGTCTCTGTTCAACGACATCGTCATTCTGCTGAAAACAGTCAAAGTCATCTTCAAGAAGGATGGCGCGTATTAACAAAATATACAGTGTAAAATTTGATAATTTACACAGCAAGAAAAGGATAACAATATGATCTTAGTTACTGGCGGCGCCGGCTTCATCGGTTCCAATTTTGTACGCGACTGGCTGGCGCTCAACGATGAGCCCGTGGTCAATTTTGACAAACTGACCTATGCTGGCAATCTCAGCAATCTGGCCAGTCTGGAGCAAGACCCGCGGCATATCTTCGTACGCGGCGATATTTGCGATACCGCCCACATCTCCCGCCTGCTGGCCGAACACCAGCCCCGCGCCATCGTGCATTTTGCCGCTGAGAGCCATGTCGATCGCTCGATCCATAGCCCCGGCGAATTCATTTCAACCAATGTCAATGGCACTTTCAGCCTACTCGAAGCGGCACGCGCTTACTGGTCTGGTCTGACAGGCGAAGCCAAGGACGGTTTCCGCTTCCTGCACGTCTCGACCGACGAGGTTTACGGCACCCTGGGACCGGGTGACCCACCATTCACGGAAACAACGCCGTATGCACCAAACAGCCCCTATTCGGCATCGAAAGCGGCGTCCGATCATCTGGTGCGCGCGTATTTCCATACGTATGGCATGCCGGTGCTCACCACCAACTGCTCGAACAACTATGGCTCCTTCCATTTCCCGGAAAAGCTGATTCCGCTCATCATCAGCAATGCCCGTGCCGGCAAAGCCTTGCCTATCTATGGCGATGGCATGCAGGTGCGCGACTGGCTGTACGTGGGCGACCATTGCTCGGCGATCCGCCGCGTCCTGGAAGCAGGACGCCTGGGCGAGGTCTACAACGTCGGCGGCTGGAATGAAATGGCCAACCTGGAAGTCGTCCATACCTTGTGCGACATCCTCGATACGCTCGATCCCAAGGCATCCGGCAGCTATCGCGAACAAATCACCTATGTGCAGGATCGCCCGGGCCATGACCGCCGCTATGCTATCGACGCACGCAAGATCGAGCGCGAACTGGGCTGGAAGCCGGCCGAAACCTTCGCCACCGGCATCCGCAAGACGGTTCAGTGGTACCTGGACAACCAGGCCTGGGTACGCGATGTGCAGTCGGGCGATTACCTGAAGTGGGTCGAGAAAAACTACGCGGCACGCGAGACGGCCCAGGAGCAAAAATAATGGGAACCACCATCGAACGCAAGGGCATTATTCTCGCTGGCGGTTCCGGCACGCGCCTGTATCCCGTCACCATGGCCGTATCGAAGCAGCTGCTGCCCGTGTATGACAAGCCGATGATCTA
Coding sequences within:
- the rfbB gene encoding dTDP-glucose 4,6-dehydratase, encoding MILVTGGAGFIGSNFVRDWLALNDEPVVNFDKLTYAGNLSNLASLEQDPRHIFVRGDICDTAHISRLLAEHQPRAIVHFAAESHVDRSIHSPGEFISTNVNGTFSLLEAARAYWSGLTGEAKDGFRFLHVSTDEVYGTLGPGDPPFTETTPYAPNSPYSASKAASDHLVRAYFHTYGMPVLTTNCSNNYGSFHFPEKLIPLIISNARAGKALPIYGDGMQVRDWLYVGDHCSAIRRVLEAGRLGEVYNVGGWNEMANLEVVHTLCDILDTLDPKASGSYREQITYVQDRPGHDRRYAIDARKIERELGWKPAETFATGIRKTVQWYLDNQAWVRDVQSGDYLKWVEKNYAARETAQEQK